In Oryza sativa Japonica Group chromosome 11, ASM3414082v1, the following are encoded in one genomic region:
- the LOC107275415 gene encoding uncharacterized protein, which yields MHATRLAAGHELTMASTAAGDDFRDWSGLPEDLLLTAMEAMQLPDLVHSGAVCRSWHSAFATFRRLGLRSPPHPPCLLYAAAAAADNAVRLYSPSSTGAHFRVPLLDEEAASGVVGSAHGWLFTSDRDANPYLLNPLTGARAALPPATALGRVRGRRFVFSPGDGGRRGVAYDVDFGRRPGGSPDVRQVMARRARRWMYRRVAMSASPSAATGCVVLLLHMPERELSFARPGDERWTPLVDGGVWASHGTSFLDAVHNPGDGLFYVLQDSSPGGDTVVHSLDLTAPPPPPSSPVATMLMFATPPRPCNHHLKKTMCRYLAITPQHPQHVAGGLEFLVVERRWRRSGSDDDASTTEMYVVMLRPLDLYFYEQVSLPGGVGGDLALFVGHAGAACLRVEDYPMFRGNCAYLTDESDGDGDHANPPSWKRLDLALWEFGGSNYRGRLTKLRDMWPLHHPWQDNSPPPIWFTPSLD from the coding sequence ATGCATGCGACGCGACTCGCCGCCGGTCACGAACTTACGAtggcgtccaccgccgccggcgacgacttcCGGGATTGGTCCGGGCTGCCGGAGGACCTCCTGCTCACCGCCATGGAGGCGATGCAACTCCCCGACCTAGTCCACTCCGGCGCCGTCTGCAGATCGTGGCACTCGGCGTTCGCCACGttccgccgcctcggcctccggtcgccgccgcacccgccCTGCCTgctgtacgccgccgccgccgccgccgacaatgCCGTCCGCCTCTACTCGCCGTCGTCCACCGGCGCCCACTTCCGCGTGCCCCTCctcgacgaggaggcggccagCGGCGTCGTCGGTTCGGCGCACGGGTGGCTGTTCACAAGCGACAGGGACGCCAACCCTTACCTCCTCAACCCGCTCAccggcgcccgcgccgcgctccCGCCGGCCACGGCGCTCGGGCGCGTCAGGGGCAGGAGGTTCGTCTTCtcccccggcgacggcggccgccgggGCGTCGCGTACGACGTCGACTTcggccggcggccgggcggcTCCCCCGACGTCAGGCAGGTCATggcgcggcgggcgaggcggtgGATGTACCGCCGGGTGGCGATGTCGGCGAGCCcttccgccgccaccggctGCGTCGTCCTGCTCCTGCACATGCCGGAGCGGGAGCTGTCCTTCGCCAGGCCGGGCGACGAGCGCTGGACGCcgctcgtcgacggcggcgtctgGGCCAGCCACGGCACCtccttcctcgacgccgtccaCAACCCCGGCGACGGCCTATTCTACGTGCTGCAGGACTCCAGCCCCGGCGGCGACACCGTGGTGCACTCCCTCGAcctcaccgcgccgccgccgccgccgtcctccccggTGGCCACGATGCTCATGTtcgcgacgccgccgcgtccgTGCAACCACCACCTCAAGAAGACCATGTGCAGGTACCTCGCCATCACGCCGCAGCACCCGCagcacgtcgccggcggcctcgaATTCCTCGTCGTGGAGCGGAGGTGGCGCAGGTCGgggagcgacgacgacgcgagcaCGACGGAGATGTACGTCGTCATGCTCAGGCCTCTCGACCTCTACTTCTACGAGCAGGTGAGCCtgcccggcggcgtggggggcGACCTCGCGCTGTTCgtcggccacgccggcgccgcctgccTCCGCGTGGAGGACTACCCCATGTTTCGCGGCAACTGCGCCTACCTCACCGACgaaagcgacggcgacggcgaccacgcgAACCCGCCGTCGTGGAAGCGGCTGGACCTTGCTCTGTGGGAGTTCGGCGGGAGCAACTACCGCGGGAGGTTGACGAAGCTGCGGGACATGTGGCCACTCCACCATCCATGGCAAGATAATTCCCCGCCTCCTATTTGGTTTACGCCATCGCTAGATTAG